AcaatccccccaccccagtaCGAGTGACACTTAAAAGAAAAGAGCCCACAGTGGAATATTCCGCCTGTCATGTTGTATGACTGCTGTGGGGTTTTGCAGTTTGCAGGGAAGCCACTAGGTGGCATCAAAAGCCATGAAATGCTTGACAGCAGAATGAAACCATAGATTACCCTTATTTGTTCAATTTAATATCACCTATTATGTTCCCTTTCTTTCTCTGTTTGGTAGAAGCTTTTTAGTTACCAGTAATTAAAGAACTATCTCAATCAGAGAATTTTTAATTCTGCACAGAATGTGTATTGATCCTTGATTAAACTTTAATTATCCCATTTCCCTGGCCCTTAAGGACGCATAACCCTCCAGTGTAGCAGGGACCCTCTGTTTCTGAATGTCTCCCTGTTTTCTCTTTGTCCCTCAGACGCCCATATTCCCCATGGAGGGCAGGGCCATGAGCCCTTTGAGTGAGGAGGCGGAGCCACAGTCTGCTGCCCTCCATCCCAAGCTGTGGATGAAGCACCAGCAAGCAGAGTGTGATCTCAGCAAGCTGTCGGACCAGTGAGTGTCAGCACCCTGCTCCATCACTACCTGGCTCTCCCAGTCTGGTTTTAAGGAGCTAAAACCTCTGTCTGTGCGATATTGtgttatatttatttgttgaaCAGATTCTGTTGTCCGAAGGAACACtcaagtgaggatcagagatcAGGGACAGGCCGTATTCGTGGAGTAATTGGGCTTGGGGGCCTCGCCCAAGGGGGATCCCATTGGtgactgatgatgtcattacaTCAGCCGGCCTCCCAGCCATGGCTACACAGTCCTATAACTCGCTGGGCTGCACTCCACCCAGTGTAATTTTATATGGTCAAAATTTCAACAGACACCAGTATTTTAAGTTCAACGGTGCTTTACTGATTGATATATTTCTCAAACTCTTAATGTGAATATAAAGCAAGCCGCCTTAATCTTATAACAGAGTAGCATGAATTATTTCTCAAACAAGTAATATTTAATTGTGTTCTGCTTAAAAGCACCTCACAAATGAACTTCTGATTCTAAGGTTTTTGTGCAGTATAATACAATAATTTCCTTTCCCAGTTGATCACTAGCCGCTTATGTATGACTTGTGTGTTATTGTGTCTCTGTTTGCTTAGCTCTCTGGATTTTGGTCACTTTGTGTTGTATGTAATTAGGGCTGACCGATTTTTATTGAtatcaaatcgcgatttgaaacaacagGATTAGCAAATGGCAAAGGCTGCAATATAGAATAtgcattatacagcacgtcTTACCCAGGGTTTAGAACTGTCCACCAAACAcatgaaacccaaggaaaatgttacattcatGCTGTGAAATTTCACCCCCAGCTTCTAAGTTATTAGTGAATTACTCACCTATTTCATGCTCAGAGGTTGTTTACAGAAAGGTCCTATTATTAGTAGGCCAAGCAGCGTTAACTGCAGGATGCTTTTTCTTACTGGAATTGTGTTATCTTTATTATTGCTTTAACTTAAGTCACAGCTTTTGTAATAATCGATTTATGTTTGATAGTTCTATGCTAAATTCAAAAAGTAATGAATACATGTTGGAAGCAATTCATATCTTTAAGTTCTCATCCGTGCATTAGAATTTAGAGTCTATATTATAGACCaataaatattttcatggtatctcatgtggtaatgctgtttcatgtgttttaaatccattacacactgaatattgaactgaagcttgactttaaaaaatcctatcgcaaatcaaatcgcaatatagatatttttttagatattttccccaaatcattCAGGCCTATATGTAATCTTGCCACCCCCTTCAGATGGTAGGACAGGGAAACCTTTCGTTTCTCACTCTTTTTGCAACATTTTTTGGTTATGGAGATTGTGTGCTGTATTTTCTattttcccatttcattcagTATATGAAAGATGGAGAGATGTGAATTTTTTGGTGATATCCAGGTCTGATGCTGGTTATCCAATCCTCATATCCTGACAAACTCCCAATCTTGGTTGCTGAATATGCTGGTTGTCTTTGCTGCAGTAACTAATCTGTTTCAAGTAAAATGGTTAAGTGTGGCGTAGTGATCACGTCACTCCCAGAGCACTAAAGCTGACTCTCTAACTCATGTTTAATACTTtgttaaactgaatttgagtgGAGTTGGATGGTTAGTCATTGCTCATTGTATAATTTATCAGTCACTTACTAGTCCTTGAATGGTTTCAGTACTAAAAACAGCTAGTGAATAAAAAATCTGTCTAGTTTTATCCATTAAAGGTTTGTGCTATAGTGAGCATGTTAATGTTACTACCTACATTTCTGAGTTTATTCAGTGTTAGGGATCCATCAAAAACAGGGAGGTTGATTAATGTAGTGCGAAGTTCATGATGATGGGACTTGCAGTGAAGTGTACTCGTTTTCTCCTCTTCATGGAAATTGACCCcacatttgtttgtgtttgtttgcacGCCATCTGGCAGTGCTCCTTGGCCACTGCAGTGCTGACTGACGAGCTCTTTTTCTGTTCTCTCTATTCAGTTACCAGCTTTCCAAGGAGCTGCCTGGTCTGCTGGACCTATGCCAAGAGTCTGAGGTCAGGGGCAGAGCTCTACTGCACCCTTCGGCTTTGGGGGCCGACCCGGCATGCAGAGGAAATGGCAGGGTGGCCAACCAGGAGAGCGAACAGAGTATACCCTCAGTGTGAGTCTGATCTGGGGAAGCCGACTGCCATCGTCAGAATCGGCGGAGCGGGGTGGTTAATAGTGACTAAGAGTAACATTTGCTAATATGACAGTTAGCAGGGGCTAAATCGCCAATGTCTTTCTGTGGGTCATAGCTTAACTCCACAGCAGTCGAATGGTGCTGGAGTACAATCGGCTGTTGTCTGTTTTGACTCTTTAGGCAGGTAAAGGATACTGGGGGGGTACAGTCTGGTCTACCTCCTGCACACACCAGCAGGAGCCTGGAGAGCCACTTTCCACGGCCCCACCCtcaccctcacccccacccccggggTGTGGACCAGCCCGGGGGCATGGCCACCCATGACAACAAGCTACAGAGTGGACATGGAAAAGCATCCCCTCTGGTCAGTGCAAATGGTGAACAAAATGAATAGCGAGTAATAGCTGACAGGACTCGACTGGCAAATGTATGTGGTCGGGTTCCATCTCTATGAGCTGTTGGTATTTTGTGAGGATCGAGGTGCTTTTTCAAAATGTCAAACTAAAATTTGCAGATTCCCTCTGGCACCTGCTTTCACTTCACACTGATTaaatggaaaagagggagcaaGGGATTGTGGGATAAGATCAGTTCAGGAGAAAGGGTTGGGTAGGCAATATGAGAGAGAGCTGGCTGTTGTGTACAAATTACACACTATTAATGGACAGAAAGGAGAAGAGTTTTTAAtagtaaaatattttgtatgATTGCTGTCTGTACTGGTATGATAATATTTGTAAGGGTTTACTTTACCCACAGTTGCCCAAGCTGGATATAGTAACTGAGTCGTGAGCATGTCGTCTCCCCTCTGCTGCAGGATGGGATCGTCTCACCAGAGACGGACAGTGGCTTTGTGGGCTCTGAGAGCAGCCGCCTGACCCGCGTAGTGCACAGTCCCCCCCAGCGGATGTCGAGAGCGAGGTGCGTTCAAGACCGCCCCACCTagtcttctctctctctctctctctctctctcacacacacaagcgtGCACTGCTTTCTCTTCAAACATCACATTCTCTGATTCATAGCCGTGTTACATAAAGTGTTTTACTCTTCCAGTGATCGTCCCTCATCGCTGTGACAGTCTGAGCTTTTTCATAGGATTTCAGCGTGTGCTGGCATTGAACAGGATGTGTTCAGTGATCTGTTTAATTGGAAATTAAAAACAGAGGTTCTAAcatagatttttttacagttttgttTACTTGTCTTGATCTACTTTTTGTTTCATACTTCCATTCACTGAgtactttattaggtacacctgcttattcatgcaattatctaatcagccaatcatgtggCAGCACTGCGAtgaataaaatcatgcagaCACAGGTcagaggcggatgggctacaacagcagaggaCCTTGTCGGCTTTCATCCCTGTCAGCCAACAACAGAAAGCTGAGGCTGCAGCGGGCACAGGCTCACCAGCACTTGGCAGTTTAACGCTGGGCAAAACGGAGCTTGGTCAGATAAATTTTTGCTGAGGCATTCAGATGGTAGGGTTAGAATTTGGAGTCAACAGCATGAACCCATGAGCCCGACCTAACTTGTGTCAATAGTCCTGGCCGGTGGTAGAGGTGTAGTCATGCGGGTAATGCATTCTTGTCACACTTTGGACCCATTAATACCAATCGATCATCGCTTGAATgccatggcctgtttgagtattGTTCTCGAGTATTCCATTGTGGCTGCGATTTACCCTCCTAATGGCTGCTTCCAGTATGATGATGCACCTTGACAGTATGTTCAGTATTCTTCAGTGTCCTTCCCAACCACCGGATCTGAATCCAGTAGAACAGCACCTTTGGAATCCATGCCACAAAGAACTGGCGCTGTTTTGAGTATAGATAGGCCTTGCCTGGTATTAGTAtagtgtccctaataaagtacTCTGCGCATATACAGTACAGCTATATATTTCACTGGAGAAATTCAGGCTGGGCATCGTGATCTAGGCTCCTCCTGGGACGTGAACCAGTGACCTTAAGTATTTTATTCTCTGTATAATGTGCAGCCCCCTGTCTGATCTGCTGATTTCTCCATTTCATCCCCAGGCTTTCTCACCATCTAGAAGAAGCAGGAACAAACGTGCAGCCAACCCCTGTTCAGCCCTCACTGGCCTCTGATTCTACAAGACCATCCTGCCCGGACCACACTGGAGGCTGTTGTCATGCCCCGCCCTCAAGGGGGGAAAGCAGAGTACCCTTCCCCTGTCCCTCTAAACCCGACTCTCCCCAGCACTGGGACGGCAGTGGGATAACAATGACCTCTGGGATCAACGAGTCTGACATTCAGTCCAGTGAGTCTCATTACAGGCATAGATAATGCCATGGCTGTCTTAGTATTTGTCTCTCTCTGTGCTCATTGTTAGAATCTTTCTGTTGGCTTTCTGTAGTTGCTTATGTATGTTCTTATCAGTGACATTAATTGCTTTGAATTAATTATATTATGTTTTCTCTCTGAATCCATGCTTTTGGAGGGGTCATTTTTGATAAACATACATTGTGTGTGCTTGTAGTGTTCTCTTCTACCAGGTGGTGGCAGCAGATTGTTTGCTAGGTGATCATAATATCATATAACCATAGAAAATGAATGTAGTAAAAGGTGGGCATGTCAGTGTGAAAGTGCTACGTGGTGAATTTTCCAGCAAGCAGCAGGCATTGAAGATGCAAACCGATAGAGGAATGAGGTCCCAGCATTACCCCTCTCACACTGTCTTTTCAAACGGCTTCTTAGCCCCCAGTGTgtgtgaggaagaggagagccAAGAGGTCCACACCTTGCAGCCGACTACTGAGCAGCTGTTTGGGCAgagaagcccctcccccacggCAATGCATCACCGTGTTGCTCCAATCAGAGCGCAGCTGACTGACAAACAGTGAGTCACATGCTGCCTTATAGAGAGTCATTACCATGTTGACACGGTAACCTGAAACCCTGCTCAGAATCCCAAAAACAAGCGACGATTCTTTTAGCCTGTAATAATATACAAGCCCTAAAACGTAACCGCGCTGCGTCCGTAATTGTCCGTTATTCTTCTGGAGAATGCCGTTCCAAGCTGCTTCTCCTTCCATGAATCCAGGGTGTCAGCTTGGGTTTCAGACCTGCACGGAACTTTCCGACAGGCCTGCGCTGCAGATTATTGCAGTCTTCATCCCATAAAAACAGCCACCTTCTACAAAGATGTCTGCCCATCCTATTTAGCTGCTGGAGGAGTGTAAAGTCTGAGagatttggaggggggggggcattcattATTATAACTGTGAGACTTTTCATAGCAGCAGTGTCACTCCCCTGTGTGTGTTGACATATGCTCAGTGGGGCCATGCAGTCCCTGCGAGTGGAGATGAACACGCTGAGGGAGGGGCTGGAGGCCAGCCTCCGACAGGCCCCCACCCTCCTTCCTGCCTGGGTGGCACCCCCACGTCCTCCTATCAGGTGGGACCTCTGAATTGCCAGTCCGAATGACACTGAGCGttcgttcattcatttcttttcACTGTATATTGCTTGTTGCTGGGAAAAGTTTGAATTGTGCCTCAGTGAGGATCTGCGCTCTGGAAGTAGCATGTGGGGATCTGCAGGGTGCCGGACGTCTGCCGATTACTGAGCTTTGCTCTAGTGATCCACTCTTGCGTAGATGGTGTGTATGTAACTAACATGGCAGTTAAACAAGTATTTCTATATTTGCTtctcccctgtgtgtgtgtgtgtgtgtgtgtgtgtgtgtgtgtgtgtgtgtgtgtgtgtgagagaatcCAGGTTTGCTAGAAGCCCAAAAGTCAGGGGAGGGGGTGAGCAGGTCAAACAGAGAACAGAGGAAGAAGACGGGTGGGAGGAGGAGTCACTAGGGCCTGCCTTCCAGAGAAGGTCTGCCTCCTGCTGGAGACCTAACCTTAGCATCAGTGAGTTTGACAAGCTGGCAGTTTGAGACACACATGAATGCATAGACCTGTTTGAAGGACTTGATTTATGGTTTAATTCGCTGTGCATATGATGGTGATTCCTGGATGAAGGGTGAAAGCTGCTTTATTCATCGTCATTGTTATTTAGACTCCCATTTTGTGTGTTTCTCATTTCCCTGCAATCTCCAGCCCCTGATTCTGAGCATTCTGAGAGAACCTCCAAGCCAAGGTCTTCCAGGAACATCCCAGCATCACCTGCAGCACAAGGAGTAAGGGGCCGGGCCCGATCGGACCCCATGCCATGCAGAGGATCCGGTAAGCAGTGGACCCCTGCAGCAGGACCTGCTGCCAACTCCAGGTCGGGCTTTAACTCTGCGGCTGTGCGGTTCTGTTCTCCGCAGGCCGGCTGTGTCACCTGACTCACTCCAGTGGTTCTGATGAACCCGAGAGGCGAGAAAGCAAAAGCTGTGCCAGGCCACCATCTCGGTCACACCTGAACGGTACCTCTCTGGCCCATTAATCTGTGCAGGCATGTTTCTGGGAGTGCGTTGCCCCGACTCACTCTCTCATGTTTCCGTTCTCTTCCTTGCGGCCATAGGGGCCATAGGGGGCGCCGTCCACTCATCACGCTGTCCTCTGTGCAGTGCTCCTGAACAGCTGCATGGGGTTAGAGATGCCAGGGGGGCAGGTGAGAACCATCCTCTTTCCATGTGTCGTTGCCTAGGATACATTTTTGATCATTTCCAGCAGTAGAGTAATATGACATTAAAATACAAGTAAACATACCATGAAAACATAGTTCAAAGGTTTTGAATGTGGCGTATCCACACCAGTAGTTCCTGTTATCTTCTAATGGAGGAAACgtacatttaaaaatgctgCTTTTTCTTGACTTGTAGGCTCTTCTCGGAAGAGACGCTCAGGCTCCACCCCCCGAGGCAAGCGACCAGTGAAGGTCTCACACAAAGCTTCTTCCACGGCGACTCCACCGCCTCACTCCCCCAGCAGTGTGCCAGTGGTTTACTGTGTGCCAGTTTGTCCCTCGGTGCTGTGAGTATCTCTTTTGGCCTACTGCCATTTTGATCCATTTCCAAAAGCCGTGTTTATGCTCACTTGGAAAAGAGCAGCAGCCTTAGACCCCGACACCGAATTCTAATCCAGTCATGACCTTCTGTGTCCGGCAGGTACTGTCCTAGTCCTGTGCTCAGTGCAGGCCCCACATACCTGCGTTCCCTCTACCGGCCACTGGGTGTCGCCAAAGCAGATGCAGGGGACGCTTCCCTGAAAAGACCTCGGCAGCAGGGCACCTCCCTGTCATCCGACGTAGATCCCCTCGGCCAGTCCCTGAGCCGTGCCATTGAGGCTGCCACGAGTATGCGGGCTGCCTCCCAGCATATGAGCCGCTCACTTGCCTCAGGACTTCgtcaccagggggcgctggagCAGTTATGTCCGCACTGAAGCCACCAAATGTACAGCAGACCACGGTGACACATTCAGAGCTGCTTTCAGAAACTCAGGGTATCTGTTCTGCACTGTACCTTCACTTGAATTGCGGTCCCCTGGGCTTCCCATGAAGGAAAACCTGCTCAGTTTCCTTGTGaactgtgtttgtttgttagcTTAAGTATGAGTGGAAAGTATATGTTATTTCATTTTTGCTAgtttcaaaatacaaaatactagGTTCAGTCCTGGTTTATGCTAGAATCCAGACACAACCTGCCTGAATCAGGGATTCCTCACAGTGACAGTATAGCTTAAGCCTGTgtttttatatagtgtattttgaCTGGCAAAACTTGTTTTTTAAGTAGTATCCATGTTTTGAATAGTAATTTATATTAACTGAGCAGAGTGTGGTCATGATTCTCATGTGTCTTACTAAACTGTTGCCACTGTGATATGGATATAGAAAGAGGCTTTTGGTCCAATGAACTTTTCACATGTGGATGTTTTCTCCAGCACTTACTTTTTCAAAGAGGCTGTAAGGGTCAGCGGGAAGCGAGGGAGGCGCTGAGCTCATCTGCGTGGCCATGTTTACTTCCTGTCTGAACGACTGCTTCACCTCTCTGCCTTCTACCATTGATCAGTTAGAATGCATTTGAAGCATAATGAGCTGGTATCTATGAGGTTTGCTTTACTCTTCAAACAGGCAGATGTCTCAAAAGAGGGCAGCTGCATTGTGATTTGACAATGAGCATAGTCTTAAAGGCACTGTAATTGTAAATTCCATCTACCACATAATTACATATACATTGATTTATTCTTATTATCAAAGGCAGGGAATGTGCTTGTTTGAAAATCTAGACAGACTTGTCTCTTCTGAACATTAATGCAGTTTTAATTCATGCATTACTCTGACATTCTGTAGATGTGATGTCATACAGTCTGATCATTTACAATGTTGTAATGTGTAGTTTTTGTGTGTGGACAGCATTTCACTTCTGCATGCCGGATTACACGGTGGTTTCTGGTCGTTACCCTGGGTGCTGGAGACCAGGCCTGCTAGCCCCGAGTCCTCAAACTGAGCCGCCCACTCTCTGCGCTGTATGTGCTCTAGTGGCATTTCGTCTGACTTGGCTTGTTGTACTGTGTACTCTCAAAGCCAGGTGCCAGGTTTACTCGTAGAATTTGGAACCTGGGTACGTTTTTTTGGTCATTCCAGTGAATTAGTGGTTAGTGCCGTTATGAGTAAGCCGAGACTGAAGGGGGATGAAATTTAGCAATATCAATTCATAGAAGGGATATTTTAGATAATAATGCAGTTGTGAGGGACATTTTCATGCTtgacactgtaaaaaaaatagctgaatatttgtaatttgattttatAGTGTTTGTACTAAAAGTTTTAATTGAAGTTTCCAATAGTGCTTTATAACACAAGAAAGTCTTTTGTAATAGTTAATAGTAAATTATATTttcttgaggtgttgggtgaaaTGGGTtggtatgtttttcttttattgtgtAATTGTTTACCACATACAGTCTGAAAGTgttcagagtgtccatgctgtgGAGCAGTTTAACCAGAAACAGAAGGTAAGGTTTAGTAAAGAGTGACCCCTGCAGCACAGCTTGGCATCCTGCGGCCAGACACTCCTTAGCactacactgggggggggggggcggctgcttGGGGCCAAATGTCATGCATTGTGATTGTATCCTTAAATGTGTATGCCATGTTCCCAGTCAGCGGGATGCACGTGTGTCCCCTAGTGGCTTGGTAGGGCCCTGCAGGCTGCCTCTGTGCCATGCTGTGATCCAGAGGTGGCTGTCAGGGGTCTATATGTTCCAAGAGAAGGGACCACTGTAAGTACCCCGTGTACATTTTGACGTGTGAGACATTACAATTATGATGGCAGTCAGAACCGAACCGTGTGACCAATTTCACTGGGTcctttttttatcattattagcAAGGATCAGGCCAGAAAGTATGGAAACATACAtaccaaaaacaccaaaaatttTTTAACAGGGATCAAGGATAGGATAGacccctattattcaaatcatggtcctcgaggtctgagcactgctggttttccaatcttcctttacctgtgagccaggtgtgaagcctctgaccaatcagaatcagtaagtattaaactaactacctgggagaactgaaaacaaggcctggatttggaagcgaggtccagatttgaagaaccctgggaAAGACAATAATCAGTCTCACCACCCCCCATCACCTGCCTTATTCCAAAAATATTTGTTCAAAGAGATGTTATTGAGACCCATTTTCTATGGGTGAAGACAGAGCAGCAAACATACTAATAATATCATGGGCAGACAAGTTTCAATTTCTTCAATGTGTGATCTGTTAGGAAGATACCTAAACAAAACAGCATCGTGATGTCTTCGTAAGAAAGTACAGAGACAGCTTTAATGGAAGCCAAATTTATTAGACAGCTTTAGTACATAGGTACATATAGAGTACTTCTATTTGTGCTTCAACACTCGCAAACATATAATTCCAATAAGTTAAACAGATTTGAGACAGACCTAATTTATTCATATCTTTCTCTCTGATAAATAACTTTGATATAAATCAATCAAGTAGACATCATGAATGCTATACAACGGCAACAAAGGAAAACTGTTAAACAAGCCTGTGCATCACAGAAAAACGCATAGTGCAATATACAGCCTGTTCGTCCAAGAAAGGGGGACAAAGGAAAGAAACCGAGAGaagttttcatttgttttttctttttttttcttgcaaagCCTTTCAACAGTGGAAGATTTTACATTGCACCAGAAGAAAAAGTAACAGACTAATAAAATAtagagagattttttttttcccaagacCACTACAACTACAGCTAAAACGTCACAAAACACAGTGGCTTCACATTGGCATCTTCAAAGGAAATATTTTGCTACTTCACAGTCAGAAATATCACTGGGAACAGTGGGACGCTGAAACATCAACATATGGCATATACACGACACGGTACTCAGTGCATGGGCAGATAAATGTCATTAATAATCAACGGCGTGACGTGATTGGACAGGATACAATACTGAGATACGACTGGCCCTTTGAAAAGTTTTGCAAGCAGTGGCCTTCTGACACTACAACATTTGAGTCTTCGGAGAACAGGTTGGAGGGTAAATGCGTCCAGTCACAGAGCGAGAGGAGGGATGGCGCTTGCGATGCGCAGCCTTTGCCGGCTGTGATATTTACAGCAGCGCTCAGCTTGTGCAAACTCTGTCGTCAGTCCTCATTGGTCCCTTTTTTTCCTCCTGTCTCAGGATGGGCGTGacgcaatgcattctgggagctGGTATTTGTTTCTCGTAAGGTGTCTTTTCTGGGGATTCAGCCGCGTCCTCTCTCTGGTCTACGACCCTTAAAGACAGTACGGTCCACTAGGACCCATGCCCCCGGTGGCCTGAGGCAAGCCACGCACTGTTGTCCAACAGCAAAAGTTTGTCACTCTCACGCAAAACCGCGATCAGCAAGTCCCTCCTCTGTCCACCACTGATAGAAGAATGCacaccattataagaaaaccgAGGGAACAAATAAAATCTACAATTTACACATTCTAACAGGTTTCATAGCATACAGTGTTTAAATTTGGTACTTTATGTTTTAAATGGCCTTATTGATACTTAAACCTTATTTTTGCATCCATTTTAAAACATGAGAATACTTGCAATGATTTCTTTGTGTCAAcatgttatatatttatatatataattttttttttttatcaatgctttaattttttttttttcctcaagcAAGATGCATACACATTTAATATAGGAGTGGCTGGCATCCTGGAAGGAATGGGAGGGGCACTAAGAAGgcatggaggggtgggggtgacaCTACTGCTCCTCATCTGGTTTATTCATAGCTTTGAGGGCGTCGAGGACTGCAGTTGGAGTGAAGATATGAGTCGATCCTGCGGGGGGGGGCATCGATGGGACAGAGAGACATACGTGTTAGAGCAGCCCTATCAAACTTCCTtacagaaaatgtgttttcagcCATTTTTACCGTATGGGTAAtgaagtgaagaaaaaaaacacacacacatatatatatataaaacgatGAAGGGGGATTTCGAGCTCGAACGAAAACTGATTTGTTCTAAGACTAGAGGAACGGTCCGTGAGAATTAACTGACCAATGAGTTTCATAGTCGATTTATGGATTCGGTGGACTGAAAGTCGACTTGAGATCAGGTCGTAGTTAGCAGACGCCCCCATCAGCCAAGAAGCTGCAGGATTCAGCTGCATGCAAACGCTCGACCAGAGTGCAGAGGGCACAGCACGACAGCCCGTTCACAAAGACGTGAACCAGTCACCGCGGGAATTCTGTCTCACCGACGGGCTACTGCCACACCGGCCGATGATGTCACAGTGCTCTAAGTGACATCACGGCATCTCTGGATATtcacagtgacatcacagtTCAGCGAGAGCTCAGCCATGATGCGCGAATGGGCATGTGACCCGGGGTAACTGCACGGTCCATGcaaacacagcagcacaaaTGAAAATGAGGGCCAGCTGCATAAAAGGCTGTTCTCCTTCCTACCGTTCCCTGGTTTAGAAGAACGCAAAATCAAACCAAAAATCTCAACAACACAAGCACAAGGGAGAAGGAGATGGAGCTTACTTGATTTCTCAACAGCTGAAGACACATTTCTTACACAAGGCATTACACGGCAGGGAGGGAGTCAGATTAAACCAAACATTTGGCCCACTGACTCATTGAAGACATAAGAAAGCAACCGTTTGATCTTCCCATGACAGCATGAAAGTCAGAAAGTCAGGAGATTACAGACGGCAAGCGGGCCAAAGTTTTGGTGTCGTCCTAGTAACATTTATCATCATTAGTACTGTGTTGTCTACGTAGCAAAGCTGTGTGTTTCCCCTGCTGTAACTTACCGAGGTGCTGTT
This is a stretch of genomic DNA from Paramormyrops kingsleyae isolate MSU_618 chromosome 7, PKINGS_0.4, whole genome shotgun sequence. It encodes these proteins:
- the akna gene encoding microtubule organization protein AKNA, with protein sequence MEESVGSTPSARLGAGSWEGDESPPADEDDFYKLMDEHGIIGLGEPEEEEPVWEPKDQPSPDTLALEDLSHRLRELMDSEPLSQSPKEDSRPLSIHDLEKAGNSDSVEEDTFSEEEEDRGGVVQWWQAESQPERDGQLEGVGVEPDRDVGVWSDLPLPREQEESEIRSRSVEGKGSRGGLCPVPSPSGGVRGGSGTPDSAVPPEQYPKAGQLNQRPMRSEADSWNWSGLVPPSNPMPDSGRAKPKQLPCELPCPAARHPPESSQAVPRLKACHHTARASTEPVGNPNLDGSRRGRLSHPLPDFSKVQPKVRFPKTDYRPPRSKGSSLCRTPGPGPPAALKSPADIVKEVLMSGSEGPHAAGSPSHPEAIMPPEFASAQQAHALMHQLQEDYNKLLTKYAEAENTIDRLRLKAKVNLYSDPPEPRHPLHLGTISMGSQAMKLTFPQAQRAELGHTAGPMHLSMLKSDGTDGALSSSEASLPSRSLDHPARQLLTESLMEQSDSFRMQVDCFEDFVKNGKLTPFQQMEGLSDLARGLDALERGYLQARGEHRVLQQHGRQPAAFDPDRELEGWIFRLGMRLEQLREQVGQPAPHQPHLRSSCPPPSEPDPLSAQDHRESPPLLPKTPIFPMEGRAMSPLSEEAEPQSAALHPKLWMKHQQAECDLSKLSDHYQLSKELPGLLDLCQESEVRGRALLHPSALGADPACRGNGRVANQESEQSIPSVQVKDTGGVQSGLPPAHTSRSLESHFPRPHPHPHPHPRGVDQPGGMATHDNKLQSGHGKASPLDGIVSPETDSGFVGSESSRLTRVVHSPPQRMSRARLSHHLEEAGTNVQPTPVQPSLASDSTRPSCPDHTGGCCHAPPSRGESRVPFPCPSKPDSPQHWDGSGITMTSGINESDIQSTPSVCEEEESQEVHTLQPTTEQLFGQRSPSPTAMHHRVAPIRAQLTDKHGAMQSLRVEMNTLREGLEASLRQAPTLLPAWVAPPRPPIRFARSPKVRGGGEQVKQRTEEEDGWEEESLGPAFQRRSASCWRPNLSITPDSEHSERTSKPRSSRNIPASPAAQGVRGRARSDPMPCRGSGRLCHLTHSSGSDEPERRESKSCARPPSRSHLNGAIGGAVHSSRCPLCSAPEQLHGVRDARGAGSSRKRRSGSTPRGKRPVKVSHKASSTATPPPHSPSSVPVVYCVPVCPSVLYCPSPVLSAGPTYLRSLYRPLGVAKADAGDASLKRPRQQGTSLSSDVDPLGQSLSRAIEAATSMRAASQHMSRSLASGLRHQGALEQLCPH